From Stegostoma tigrinum isolate sSteTig4 chromosome 4, sSteTig4.hap1, whole genome shotgun sequence, a single genomic window includes:
- the LOC125452317 gene encoding LOW QUALITY PROTEIN: DNA-directed RNA polymerases I, II, and III subunit RPABC4-like (The sequence of the model RefSeq protein was modified relative to this genomic sequence to represent the inferred CDS: substituted 2 bases at 2 genomic stop codons), giving the protein MEIDIQENLQPPKPQPVIHICGDCYAENEIKARDPTXCQECGXRIKYKMRAKGLVVFDAQ; this is encoded by the coding sequence ATGGAAATAGATATCCAGGAGAACTTGCAGCCTCCAAAGCCACAACCCGTGATCCATATATGTGGAGACTGTTATGCtgaaaatgaaattaaagcaaGAGATCCAACCTGATGTCAAGAATGTGGTTAAAGAATAAAGTACAAAATGAGAGCAAAGGGATTAGTTGTTTTTGATGCCCAATga